The DNA region TAGCTCAGCCCAGCAGATCCAGCGCAGCCTGCACGGCCGCTGCCGGGACGTCGACGGCCCTGGATTTCAGGTCATGGCGGGCCCCGGTGACCTCGACGATCCGGGTCGGCGCAGCGATCAGACCAACGGCCGCGCGTAGCTCGTCGAGCGTGCCGAACGGGTCGGAGGTGCCGTGGGTGAACACCGTCGGCACACCGATGCGGGGCAGGTGCTCGGTGCGGGCCCGCTCCGGCTTGCCCGGCGGGTGCAGCGGATAGGAGAACAACGTCAACGCGTCGACGTCGAGTCCGTCGGCGACAGCCATCGAGGTCAGCCGGCCCCCGTAGGAGTGTCCGCCGGCGATGACGGGTCCGTCGACCAGCGCGCGGACCGCGGCCACGGCCTGCACCACGCCGGCCTGATCGGTCGCCGCGGAGCCCGACGGTGGACCCTTGGGCCGCCGTCGCCGGTAGGGCAGGTTGTAGCGCACCGCCAGCCAGCCGCGCCGCGCCCACTCCTCGCACAGAGCTGCCAGCATCGGCGATTCCCGGCTGCCGC from Mycobacterium sp. SMC-4 includes:
- a CDS encoding alpha/beta family hydrolase → MIDDIAGVLHEPAGTPAGAVALTHGAGGSRESPMLAALCEEWARRGWLAVRYNLPYRRRRPKGPPSGSAATDQAGVVQAVAAVRALVDGPVIAGGHSYGGRLTSMAVADGLDVDALTLFSYPLHPPGKPERARTEHLPRIGVPTVFTHGTSDPFGTLDELRAAVGLIAAPTRIVEVTGARHDLKSRAVDVPAAAVQAALDLLG